One genomic segment of Theobroma cacao cultivar B97-61/B2 chromosome 6, Criollo_cocoa_genome_V2, whole genome shotgun sequence includes these proteins:
- the LOC18597247 gene encoding non-specific lipid-transfer protein A, which yields MKKIMGLSWYLGVVGLVVLVSTASSVHGMTCQQALTELIPCRPFLIATAPSPTAPCCTGVSDVKAAASTTEARRDLCECFEKNAPGYGVKPEKAKLLPGLCGVTVPVPIDPSVNCTTIT from the exons atgaagaaaatcaTGGGTTTGTCTTGGTATCTTGGGGTTGTTGGATTAGTGGTTTTGGTTTCGACTGCAAGCTCCGTGCATGGAATGACATGCCAGCAAGCCCTAACGGAATTGATCCCTTGCCGGCCTTTCCTGATCGCTACGGCACCCTCACCCACTGCTCCTTGCTGCACAGGTGTGTCTGACGTGAAGGCTGCAGCTAGCACCACTGAAGCACGCAGGGACCTGTGCGAATGCTTTGAAAAGAATGCCCCGGGCTATGGGGTCAAACCTGAGAAAGCTAAGCTGCTTCCTGGGTTGTGTGGTGTCACCGTTCCCGTGCCCATCGACCCCTCTGTCAACTGCACGAC CATCACATAG
- the LOC18597248 gene encoding non-specific lipid-transfer protein AP10 isoform X1 has protein sequence MEKKLMSLSWSLGVLGLVVLFAAASSVHAITCQDAIMALMPCQKFLTGFAYKPCALCCKAMANVNAAANTTQERRDLCTCFQQAGPALGVMPDKAKQLPQFCGLTVSVPMDPNIDCSTVN, from the exons atggagaagaaATTGATGAGCTTGTCTTGGTCTCTTGGCGTTTTGGGGTTAGTGGTTTTGTTTGCAGCTGCGAGTTCCGTGCATGCAATAACATGCCAGGACGCCATAATGGCGTTGATGCCTTGCCAGAAGTTCCTGACGGGTTTTGCATACAAACCATGCGCTCTTTGCTGCAAAGCTATGGCCAACGTCAACGCCGCGGCTAACACCACTCAAGAACGGAGAGACCTGTGCACATGCTTTCAGCAGGCTGGCCCAGCTCTCGGGGTGATGCCTGACAAGGCTAAGCAGCTTCCCCAGTTTTGTGGCCTCACTGTTTCCGTGCCCATGGATCCCAACATTGACTGCAGCAC TGTCAACTAG
- the LOC18597238 gene encoding uncharacterized protein LOC18597238 isoform X1: MSQLSVILQESLQGERGARTILRFLREEMDGVDRERRRRSFKERLGFKIVGCCGATWGLGSTTISVRDDDEVEVVEEEEADQQREQVEATHSGHNPDPGCINPSPVSSGMNLAAALAAERHFRAAQEPEGGNAAPTSDGQSNAGLRSPGTPLRVSLMRLLEEADGFCGGGEEEKGGVEMGSDSMCCVCMGKKKGAAFIPCGHTFCRVCSRELWLNRGSCPLCNRSILEILDIF; encoded by the coding sequence ATGAGTCAACTCAGTGTGATACTGCAGGAATCATTGCAAGGGGAAAGGGGAGCAAGGACAATCCTGAGATTTCTGAGAGAAGAAATGGACGGTGTAGATAGGGAAAGGAGGAGGAGGAGTTTCAAAGAACGGCTAGGATTTAAAATCGTGGGCTGTTGTGGCGCCACCTGGGGCCTCGGGTCAACGACCATAAGCGTTAGAGACGACGATGAAGTTGAAGTggtagaagaagaagaagcagacCAACAACGGGAACAAGTAGAAGCGACGCATTCGGGTCATAATCCGGATCCAGGTTGCATTAACCCGTCTCCCGTTTCGTCGGGCATGAATCTGGCGGCGGCTTTAGCAGCCGAGAGACACTTTCGGGCAGCTCAAGAACCGGAGGGAGGTAACGCGGCTCCGACGAGTGATGGGCAGAGTAATGCGGGGCTCAGATCGCCCGGGACGCCGCTCAGGGTGTCGTTGATGAGGCTGTTGGAGGAGGCGGACGGCTTCTGCGGTGGTGGGGAGGAGGAGAAAGGTGGCGTGGAGATGGGGAGTGATTCGATGTGCTGCGTGTGCATGGGGAAGAAGAAAGGCGCGGCGTTTATCCCGTGTGGACACACTTTTTGCAGGGTGTGTTCGAGGGAACTGTGGTTGAATCGAGGGTCTTGTCCCCTCTGCAACCGTTCAATCCTCGAGATTCTTGACATTTTCTAA
- the LOC18597238 gene encoding uncharacterized protein LOC18597238 isoform X2: protein MDGVDRERRRRSFKERLGFKIVGCCGATWGLGSTTISVRDDDEVEVVEEEEADQQREQVEATHSGHNPDPGCINPSPVSSGMNLAAALAAERHFRAAQEPEGGNAAPTSDGQSNAGLRSPGTPLRVSLMRLLEEADGFCGGGEEEKGGVEMGSDSMCCVCMGKKKGAAFIPCGHTFCRVCSRELWLNRGSCPLCNRSILEILDIF from the coding sequence ATGGACGGTGTAGATAGGGAAAGGAGGAGGAGGAGTTTCAAAGAACGGCTAGGATTTAAAATCGTGGGCTGTTGTGGCGCCACCTGGGGCCTCGGGTCAACGACCATAAGCGTTAGAGACGACGATGAAGTTGAAGTggtagaagaagaagaagcagacCAACAACGGGAACAAGTAGAAGCGACGCATTCGGGTCATAATCCGGATCCAGGTTGCATTAACCCGTCTCCCGTTTCGTCGGGCATGAATCTGGCGGCGGCTTTAGCAGCCGAGAGACACTTTCGGGCAGCTCAAGAACCGGAGGGAGGTAACGCGGCTCCGACGAGTGATGGGCAGAGTAATGCGGGGCTCAGATCGCCCGGGACGCCGCTCAGGGTGTCGTTGATGAGGCTGTTGGAGGAGGCGGACGGCTTCTGCGGTGGTGGGGAGGAGGAGAAAGGTGGCGTGGAGATGGGGAGTGATTCGATGTGCTGCGTGTGCATGGGGAAGAAGAAAGGCGCGGCGTTTATCCCGTGTGGACACACTTTTTGCAGGGTGTGTTCGAGGGAACTGTGGTTGAATCGAGGGTCTTGTCCCCTCTGCAACCGTTCAATCCTCGAGATTCTTGACATTTTCTAA
- the LOC18597248 gene encoding non-specific lipid-transfer protein AP10 isoform X2 → MEKKLMSLSWSLGVLGLVVLFAAASSVHAITCQDAIMALMPCQKFLTGFAYKPCALCCKAMANVNAAANTTQERRDLCTCFQQAGPALGVMPDKAKQLPQFCGLTVSVPMDPNIDCSTIN, encoded by the exons atggagaagaaATTGATGAGCTTGTCTTGGTCTCTTGGCGTTTTGGGGTTAGTGGTTTTGTTTGCAGCTGCGAGTTCCGTGCATGCAATAACATGCCAGGACGCCATAATGGCGTTGATGCCTTGCCAGAAGTTCCTGACGGGTTTTGCATACAAACCATGCGCTCTTTGCTGCAAAGCTATGGCCAACGTCAACGCCGCGGCTAACACCACTCAAGAACGGAGAGACCTGTGCACATGCTTTCAGCAGGCTGGCCCAGCTCTCGGGGTGATGCCTGACAAGGCTAAGCAGCTTCCCCAGTTTTGTGGCCTCACTGTTTCCGTGCCCATGGATCCCAACATTGACTGCAGCAC TATCAACTAG
- the LOC18597241 gene encoding probable tyrosine-protein phosphatase At1g05000, producing the protein MRVEGFDGEISEAIEVSQPRTPPLLPPDVGDDSEKDGEELFVPPLNFAMVDNGVFRSGFPDSANFSFLESLGLRSIIYLCPEPYPEANNEFLKANGIRLFQFGIDGCKEPFVNIPEETIREALKVVLDEKNHPLLIHCNRGKHRTGCLVGCLRKVQRWCLSSIFDEYQRFAAAKARVSDQRFMERFEVSSLKHSPTTFSCSKR; encoded by the exons ATGAGAGTCGAAGGATTTGACGGAGAGATTAGTGAGGCGATCGAGGTCTCCCAGCCAAGGACGCCGCCGTTGTTGCCGCCGGATGTAGGAGATGATAGTGAAAAGGACGGGGAGGAGCTGTTCGTGCCTCCTTTGAATTTCGCTATGGTCGATAATGGAGTTTTCAGGTCTGGTTTCCCTGATTCCGCCAATTTTAGCTTCTTGGAATCGCTGGGGCTCCGTTCGATTAT ATATCTCTGCCCCGAGCCTTACCCAGAGGCCAATAACGAGTTTTTGAAGGCTAATGGAATCCGGCTTTTCCAATTCGGTATCGATGGCTGCAAG GAACCTTTTGTAAACATTCCGGAGGAAACAATTCGGGAAGCATTGAAAGTAGTCCTTG ATGAAAAGAACCACCCACTGCTAATCCACTGCAATCGAGGGAAG CACCGTACTGGTTGTCTCGTGGGATGCCTAAGAAAAGTGCAGAGATGGTGCTTGTCTTCCATTTTTGACGAGTACCAGCGGTTTGCCGCTGCCAAAGCAAGGGTGTCCGACCAGAGGTTCATGGAGAGATTCGAGGTTTCCAGCTTAAAGCACTCACCAACAACGTTTTCATGTTCAAAGAGATAG
- the LOC18597245 gene encoding non-specific lipid-transfer protein A, translating into MGLSWYLGVVGLVVLVSTASSVHGMTCQQALTELIPCRPFLIAVAPSPTAPCCTGVSDVKAAASTTEARRDLCECFEKNAPAYGVKPEKAKLLPGLCGVTVPVPIDPSVNCAT; encoded by the coding sequence aTGGGTTTGTCTTGGTATCTTGGGGTTGTTGGATTAGTGGTTTTGGTTTCGACTGCAAGCTCCGTGCATGGAATGACATGCCAGCAAGCCCTAACGGAATTGATCCCTTGCCGGCCTTTCCTGATCGCTGTGGCACCCTCACCCACTGCTCCTTGCTGCACAGGTGTGTCTGACGTGAAGGCTGCAGCTAGCACCACTGAAGCACGCAGGGACCTGTGCGAATGCTTTGAAAAGAATGCCCCGGCTTACGGGGTTAAACCTGAGAAAGCTAAGCTGCTTCCTGGGTTGTGTGGTGTCACCGTTCCCGTGCCCATCGACCCCTCTGTCAACTGCGCGACGTAA
- the LOC18597242 gene encoding E3 ubiquitin-protein ligase COP1 encodes MGESSMGGALVPTATKSEQPPSSPESTAPLPPPTAPLPSPPPPPPPPPPLLPSPPAMPPSAAKEEAALEADADKDMLCPICMQLIKDAFLTACGHSFCYMCILTHLRNKSDCPCCSHYLTNSHIFPNFLLNKLLKKTSARQLARTASPVEHLRQAIQQGCEVSAKELDGLLSLLVDKKRKMEQEEAETNMQILLDFLNCLRRQKLEELNEIQNDLQYIKEDINAVEKRSIELYRAKERCSVKLRMLVDNSFAAKTSPSLIDEHNNSIMSGAHNLRGWMGSASFQNNVDVKAQTSSQGIRSKDAYGGSDLVYETNSGLAAARKRRVHAQFNDLQECYLQKRRHWTKQFHKQEGKDPNAMNREGYNPGLEDFESVLTTFTRYSRLRVIAELRHGDIFHSANIVSSIEFDHDDELFATAGVSRRIKVFEFSSVVNEPADVHCPIVEMTTRSKLSCLSWNKYTKNHIASSDYDGIVTVWDIRTRQSVMEYEEHEKRAWSVDFSRTEPSMLVSGSDDCKVKIWCTKQEASVLNIDMIANICSVKYNPGSSVHVAVGSADHHIHYYDLRNVSQPLYVFGGHRKAVSYVKFLSNNELASASTDSTLRLWDVKENLPLRTFRGHMNEKNFVGLTVNSEYIACGSETNEVFVYHKAISKPAAWHRFGSDMADAEEDAGSYFISAVCWKSDSPTMLTANSRGTIKVLVLAA; translated from the exons ATGGGAGAGAGTTCAATGGGTGGGGCACTTGTCCCCACCGCAACTAAATCCGAACAACCACCATCATCGCCGGAAAGCACCGCTCCTTTGCCTCCGCCGACCGCTCCACTTccttctcctcctcctcctcctcctcctccccCTCCTCTTCTTCCTTCTCCACCTGCGATGCCGCCGTCCGCAGCGAAGGAAGAGGCTGCGTTGGAAGCTGACGCGGACAAGGACATGCTATGTCCGATATGCATGCAGCTAATCAAGGATGCTTTCCTGACGGCTTGTGGTCATAGCTTTTGTTATATGTGCATTTTGACTCATCTTCGAAATAAGAGCGATTGTCCTTGTTGTTCTCATTATCTCACTAATAGTCATATCTTCCCTAATTTTTTGCTTAATAAG tTACTGAAGAAAACCTCTGCTCGTCAATTAGCAAGGACTGCATCTCCGGTAGAACATCTTCGTCAAGCAATACAGCAG GGTTGTGAGGTGTCAGCTAAGGAGCTAGATGGCTTGTTGTCTCTACTTGTTGACAAGAAGAGAAAGATGGAGCAAGAAGAAGCAGAGACAAACATGCAGATTCTACTTGATTTCTTGAACTGCCTAAGGAGGCAAAAGCTTGAAGAGCTTAATGAG ATTCAAAATGATCTTCAATATATTAAGGAGGACATAAATGCTGTAGAGAAACGTAGCATAGAATTGTATAGGGCGAAAGAGAGATGCTCGGTAAAACTGAGGATGCTTGTTGATAATTCCTTTGCGGCAAAAACCTCGCCTTCATTGATTGATGAACATAACAATAGCATCATGTCTGGTGCTCACAATTTACGAGGCTGGATGGGTTCAGCCAGTTTCCAGAACAATGTTGATGTGAAAGCTCAAACGAGTTCACAGGGTATCAGGAGTAAAGATGCCTATGGTGGTTCAGATTTAGTGTACGAGACTAATTCAGGATTGGCTGCAGCAAGAAAGAGGCGGGTCCATGCACAG TTTAATGACCTACAAGAGTGCTACTTGCAAAAGCGGCGGCATTGGACCAAACAATTTCATAAACAGGAAGGAAAAGACCCAAATGCAATGAATAGAGAAGGTTATAATCCTGGTCTTGAGGATTTTGAGTCTGTGTTAACTACTTTTACACGATACAG TCGATTGAGAGTCATTGCTGAACTTAGGCATGGTGATATTTTCCACTCTGCTAACATTGTCTCAAG CATAGAATTTGATCATGATGATGAGCTATTTGCTACTGCTGGAGTGTCAAGGCGCATCAAGGTTTTTGAGTTTTCCTCG GTTGTGAATGAACCAGCGGATGTGCACTGTCCTATTGTTGAAATGACCACACGATCTAAGCTTAGTTGCTTGAGTTGGAATAAGTACACAAAAAACCATATTGCTAGCAGTGATTATGATGGGATAGTAACTGTCTGGGATATAAGGACTCGGCAG AGTGTGATGGAATACGAGGAACATGAAAAGCGAGCTTGGAGTGTTGATTTTTCTCGCACTGAACCTTCAATGCTTGTATCTGGTAGTGATGACTGCAAG GTCAAAATTTGGTGCACAAAGCAAGAAGCGAGTGTTCTTAATATTGACATGATAGCAAACATCTGTTCTGTCAAGTACAATCCCGGATCCAGTGTTCATGTTGCA GTCGGTTCTGCTGATCATCACATTCACTATTATGACTTGAGAAATGTCAGCCAACCGCTGTATGTGTTTGGTGGGCATAGGAAAGCTGTTTCATACGTGAAATTTTTGTCCAACAATGAATTGGCTTCTGCATCTACTGACAGTACACTGCGGTTATGGgatgtaaaagaaaatttaccA CTACGTACTTTTAGAGGTCACATGAATGAGAAGAATTTTGTGGGTCTCACAGTAAACAGTGAGTATATTGCTTGTGGCAGCGAGACGAATGAAGTATTTGTTTACCACAAG GCTATCTCTAAACCTGCAGCTTGGCATAGATTTGGTTCTGACATGGCTGATGCTGAAGAGGATGCCGGATCTTACTTCATCAGTGCCGTATGTTGGAAGAGTGATAGTCCCACAATGCTGACAGCAAACAGTCGAGGAACAATCAAAGTGCTTGTTCTCGCAGCCTGA
- the LOC18597239 gene encoding 1-aminocyclopropane-1-carboxylate oxidase has protein sequence METTFPVIDFSKLDGEERGATMEMIKDACENWGFFELMNHGISHELLDTVERLTKEHYRKCMEQRFKEMVASKGLEAVQFEINDLDWESTFFLRHLPESNISEIPDLEEEYRKVMKEFAVELEKLAEQLLDLLCENLGLEKGYLKNVFYGSRGPTFGTKVSNYPPCPKPDLIKGLRAHTDAGGIILLFQDDKVSGLQLLKDDQWIDVPPMKHSIVINLGDQVEVITNGKYKSVLHRVIAQTDGTRMSIASFYNPGSDAVIYPAPALLEKEAETSQLYPKFVFEDYMKLYAGLKFQAKEPRFEAMKTMESSVKLGPIATV, from the exons ATGGAGACCACTTTCCCTGTCATTGACTTCTCCAAACTCGATGGTGAGGAGAGAGGAGCCACCATGGAAATGATCAAAGATGCCTGTGAGAATTGGGGTTTCTTTGAG ctGATGAACCATGGGATATCTCATGAGCTGTTGGACACCGTGGAGAGGCTGACAAAGGAGCACTACAGAAAGTGCATGGAGCAGAGGTTCAAAGAAATGGTGGCGAGTAAGGGTCTTGAGGCTGTTCAATTTGAGATCAATGATTTGGATTGGGAAAGCACCTTCTTCTTGCGCCACTTGCCTGAATCAAACATATCCGAAATCCCTGATCTTGAAGAAGAATACAG AAAGGTAATGAAGGAGTTTGCAGTGGAGTTGGAGAAGCTGGCAGAGCAACTTTTGGACTTGTTGTGTGAGAATCTTGGGTTGGAGAAGGGGTACCTGAAAAATGTCTTTTATGGGTCCAGAGGGCCAACCTTTGGCACCAAGGTCAGCAACTACCCTCCATGCCCTAAGCCAGACCTTATCAAGGGCCTCAGGGCTCACACAGATGCTGGTGGCATCATCTTACTCTTCCAAGATGACAAGGTCAGCGGCCTTCAGCTCCTCAAGGATGACCAGTGGATCGATGTTCCTCCGATGAAGCACTCCATTGTGATCAACCTTGGTGACCAAGTTGAG GTGATCACCAATGGCAAGTATAAGAGTGTGTTGCATCGTGTGATCGCTCAAACAGATGGTACAAGGATGTCTATTGCTTCCTTTTACAACCCGGGCAGTGATGCTGTCATATATCCAGCACCAGCTTTACTCGAGAAAGAAGCTGAGACATCCCAGTTGTATCCCAAATTCGTGTTTGAGGACTACATGAAGCTCTACGCTGGCCTCAAGTTCCAGGCCAAGGAGCCAAGGTTCGAAGCCATGAAGACCATGGAGTCATCAGTTAAATTGGGTCCTATTGCAACTGTTTAA
- the LOC18597244 gene encoding uncharacterized protein LOC18597244 → MESEAQSSLSKNRANPGYITQEGLELKSFSLCLYWVCLDQSSLWRVGLSWSVFFVLAVGVPIVSHFVLLCSNCDEEHQRPYDGLVQLSLSSFAAISFISLSSWARKYGIRRFLFLDKLCDVSDKVRQGYAKELQKSMKLLCIFVLPCFAAESAYRIWWYATGASQIPYLGNYYVSDIIACTLQLSSWLYRTSIFILACILYQLTCHLQILRLEDFAQVFRKETEVGSILAEHLRIRRNLRIISHRFRLFLLLSLVFITASQFIALFMTTRTSTTVNFYEAGELALCSISLVTGLFICLRSATKITHRAQSITSLAAKWHVCATINSFDDADGETPTAQIVSSQMLPAGVDWESEEEEDGEDDLDNTNLVPIFAHTISFQKRQALVTYLEHNRAGITVFGFMVDRTGIHTIFVIELALLLWLLNKTIENLT, encoded by the exons ATGGAAAGTGAAGCGCAGTCTTCGTTGTCTAAAAACAGGGCAAATCCAGGCTACATAACTCAGGAAGGACTTGAACTGAAGAGCTTTAGTTTATGCCTCTACTGGGTTTGTCTAGATCAGTCCAGTTTGTGGAGAGTTGGTCTCTCCTGGTCTGTCTTCTTCGTGCTCGCCGTTGGAGTTCCAATCGTATCCCACTTTGTTCTCTTATGCTCCAACTGCGATGAGGAGCATCAAAGGCCTTACGATGGCTTGGTACAGTtatctctctcttcttttgcAGCGATTTCTTTCATCAGTTTGTCTTCTTGGGCTCGAAAATATGGAATCAGGAGGTTCCTCTTCTTGGATAAATTGTGTGATGTCAGTGATAAGGTTCGCCAAGGATATGCAAAGGAGCTTCAG AAATCAATGAAGCTCCTCTGTATATTTGTCCTCCCATGTTTTGCTGCCGAGAGCGCATACAGGATTTGGTGGTATGCCACTGGAGCCAGCCAAATTCCATACCTTGGCAACTATTACGTCAGTGACATCATTGCCTGCACATTGCAGCTGTCCTCATGGCTTTATCGAACATCCATTTTCATCCTAGCCTGCATTCTCTACCAACTGACTTGCCATCTGCAAATACTTCGGCTGGAAGACTTTGCTCAAGTTTTTCGAAAGGAAACTGAAGTAGGTTCAATCTTGGCAGAACACCTCAGAATAAGAAGAAATCTTCGGATCATAAGTCACCGGTTTCgcttatttttattgttgtcACTGGTGTTTATCACTGCAAGTCAGTTCATTGCTTTATTCATGACCACTCGGACCAGTACTACTGTCAATTTCTATGAGGCTGGAGAACTTGCA TTATGCTCCATAAGCCTGGTGACAGGACTCTTCATCTGCCTGAGGAGTGCAACAAAGATCACTCATAGAGCACAGTCTATTACGAGCCTTGCTGCCAAGTGGCATGTCTGTGCCACAATCAACTCTTTTGATGATGCTGATGGTGAGACCCCCACAGCTCAGATTGTTTCTTCTCAGATGCTTCCAGCTGGTGTTGATTGGGAatcagaagaagaagaagatggagAGGATGATTTGGACAACACAAATCTAGTGCCCATTTTTGCACACACAATCTCTTTTCAAAAGAGACAGGCTTTAG TGACATATCTAGAACACAACAGAGCAGGAATTACAGTGTTTGGATTCATGGTAGACAGAACAGGAATCCACACAATATTTGTGATTGAACTAGCTTTACTGCTCTGGCTGCTCAATAAGACAATAG AAAATTTGACATGA
- the LOC18597243 gene encoding ubiquinol oxidase 4, chloroplastic/chromoplastic, translated as MTTASLSSAAFATSVSSSFRARNSRTSLPSNYQNPLRCSSPPSYRPLSGKLYPVKATLLQEDEEEVVVEKSFRTKGFPGNEVEEAWESRANSSSSDLERWVIKVEQSVNIFLTDSVIKILDTLYHDRDYPRFFVLETIARVPYFAFISVLHMYESFGWWRRADYLKVHFAESWNEMHHLLIMEELGGNSWWFDRFLAQHIAIFYYIMTVFMYAISPRMAYHFSECVESHAFETYDKFIRAKGEELKEKPAPEVAIKYYTGGDLYLFDEFQTERAPCSRRPKIENLYDVFVNIRDDEAEHCKTMKACQTHGNLRSPHSYPVDGFEDMPGCMIPEANCEGIVDCIKKSLTPSQVKQKEEI; from the exons ATGACGACGGCGAGTCTCTCTTCTGCGGCGTTTGCAACCTCAGTCTCGTCCTCTTTCAGAGCTAGAAACTCTAGAACCTCTCTCCCTTCCAACTACCAAAACCCTTTGCGTTGCAGTTCTCCCCCTTCCTATCGACCGCTGTCCGG GAAGTTGTATCCAGTCAAAGCAACACTCCTGCAAGAAGACGAAGAAGAGGTTGTAGTGGAAAAATCATTTCGGACGAAGGGTTTCCCAGGAAATGAGGTTGAAGAAGCATGGGAATCGCGTGCCAATTCATCATCTAGTGATTTGGAGAGATGGGTAATCAAGGTTGAACAATCCGTGAATATCTTCCTCACG GATTCAGTGATAAAGATACTTGATACATTGTACCATGACAGAGATTATCCTAGATTCTTTGTGTTGGAAACAATTGCAAGAGTTCCCTATTTCG CCTTTATATCTGTCCTGCATATGTATGAGAGTTTTGGTTGGTGGAGAAGAGCAGACTATCTAAAAGTGCATTTTGCTGAGAGCTGGAATGAGATGCACCACCTCCTTATCATGGAA GAATTAGGGGGCAATTCTTGGTGGTTTGATCGGTTCCTTGCTCAGCATATagcaattttttattatattatgacAGTCTTCATGTATGCGATAAGCCCAAGAATGGCAT ATCACTTTTCTGAGTGTGTAGAGAGCCATGCATTTGAAACCTATGACAAATTTATCAGGGCCAAAGGAG AGGAGTTGAAAGAGAAGCCTGCTCCCGAGGTTGCTATAAAGTACTACACCGGAGGTGACTTGTACTTGTTTG ATGAATTTCAAACTGAGAGAGCTCCCTGTTCACGAAGACCGAAAATAG AGAATTTGTATGATGTGTTTGTGAACATCAGAGACGATGAAGCTGAACATTGTAAGACGATGAAGGCTTGCCAGACTCATGGAAACCTTCGCTCGCCTCATTCGTATCCAGTTGATGGCTTTGAAGACATGCCTGGCTGCATGATTCCTGAAGCAAATTGTGAAGGTATTGTAGACTGTATAAAGAAATCTTTGACACCATCCCAAGTGAAGCAAAAGGAAGAAATTTGA
- the LOC18597237 gene encoding putative pentatricopeptide repeat-containing protein At1g10330, which produces MSSESLLQHLQRFIQRPNQIKQIHSLLITGGLLLHNHYSTASKWKTTLLYNTLIRAYLNVKPFHHSLLLFTRMLGHQTPPNSHTFPSLFKAAAAASLSLASLTCAPLHAQALKRGVLSDPFVQTSLLGVYAKLGRLSNASKVFEEIFNPCIVACNAMLDAFGRNGDMGSALLLFESMIEKDVVSWTSVINGFARSKQFKEAIRVFENMMEFWVKPNEATYVNVLSCCANSEGGGSLYQGKQIHGYMLRNEVVMTVYMGTALIDFYGKKGCSETAVRVFNQMLVREVFTWNAMISSLACNGREEKALDMFEKMKVEGVCPNEVTLVAVLTACARTKRVELGSELFQSMSCQYGIVPMMEHYGCMVDLLGRAGLLTEATEFIGTMPFQPDASVLGALLNACKIHGAIELGNEVGRKLLELQPRHCGLYVALSSINADLERWDRAADLRKALVEARIRKVPAYSLISSM; this is translated from the coding sequence ATGAGCTCTGAATCTCTACTCCAACACCTCCAACGTTTCATCCAGCGCCCGAaccaaatcaaacaaatccATTCCCTCCTGATCACCGGCGGCCTCCTTCTCCATAACCACTATAGCACAGCTTCAAAATGGAAAACCACCCTCCTTTACAACACCTTAATAAGAGCCTATCTCAACGTAAAGCCGTTTCACCACTCACTCTTACTCTTCACCCGCATGCTTGGACATCAAACACCCCCCAATTCCCACACTTTCCCTTCCCTTTTCAAAGCAGCCGCTGCTGCATCTCTCTCCTTGGCTTCCCTCACTTGCGCACCCCTCCATGCACAGGCCTTGAAACGCGGGGTATTAAGCGACCCTTTTGTGCAAACATCATTGCTTGGAGTGTATGCTAAACTCGGTAGGTTAAGTAATGCGAGTAAAGTGtttgaagaaatttttaaCCCTTGCATTGTCGCGTGTAATGCAATGCTTGATGCTTTTGGGAGAAATGGCGATATGGGTTCTGCTCTTTTGCTCTTTGAGAGCATGATTGAAAAGGATGTGGTGTCTTGGACAAGTGTTATTAATGGTTTTGCAAGGAGTAAACAGTTTAAGGAGGCGATTCGGGTTTTCGAGAATATGATGGAATTTTGGGTGAAACCGAATGAGGCTACTTACGTTAACGTGCTCTCTTGTTGTGCTAATTCAGAAGGGGGAGGTAGTCTTTATCAAGGTAAGCAGATACATGGATATATGCTCAGAAATGAGGTTGTTATGACTGTTTATATGGGAACAGCGTTGATTGATTTTTACGGGAAGAAAGGTTGTTCAGAGACTGCCGTGAGAGTTTTCAATCAAATGTTGGTCAGAGAGGTTTTTACTTGGAATGCAATGATCTCCTCGCTCGCATGTAATGGCAGAGAAGAGAAGGCATTGGACATGTTTGAGAAGATGAAGGTGGAGGGAGTGTGTCCCAATGAGGTTACCTTAGTTGCTGTTCTTACGGCTTGTGCTCGCACCAAGAGAGTGGAGTTGGGTTCTGAACTCTTTCAGTCAATGTCTTGTCAATACGGCATTGTGCCAATGATGGAGCACTATGGGTGTATGGTAGATCTTCTGGGCAGAGCAGGACTTCTGACTGAAGCAACTGAGTTTATAGGGACTATGCCATTTCAACCTGATGCATCAGTTCTGGGAGCTCTTTTAAACGCTTGTAAGATTCATGGCGCCATTGAACTTGGGAATGAAGTTGGGAGAAAGTTGCTTGAGTTGCAGCCACGACATTGTGGGCTATATGTAGCATTGTCTAGCATAAACGCTGATCTGGAGAGATGGGATCGTGCAGCTGACTTGAGGAAAGCATTGGTAGAGGCTCGGATCAGGAAAGTTCCAGCTTATAGCTTGATTAGTTCCATGTAA